In Balneolales bacterium ANBcel1, one genomic interval encodes:
- a CDS encoding metal-dependent transcriptional regulator, whose amino-acid sequence MEKPRLSEAQEDYLKEIYKIREFNGEVGMQDLARKLDVRPASVTGMIKKLAEAGLVEHEPYKGVRLTAIGEKIALEVLRHHRLLELYLADHLNYSWDEIHDEAERLEHVISEKFESAIAELMGHPTHDPHGDPIPSVDLELPESPDWKPVITAKSGSDAIIRRVMTQDRDILNMLARLNLTINQRITVTENDKTGTRIKVQDDQFFLPHSIVKFIWIEYV is encoded by the coding sequence ATGGAAAAGCCAAGGTTGAGCGAAGCCCAGGAAGATTACCTGAAGGAGATCTACAAAATTCGTGAATTCAACGGGGAAGTCGGGATGCAGGATCTGGCCCGGAAGCTGGATGTGCGTCCGGCCTCGGTAACCGGCATGATTAAAAAGTTGGCGGAAGCCGGCCTGGTGGAGCACGAACCGTACAAAGGGGTGCGGCTCACCGCTATCGGCGAAAAAATCGCCCTGGAAGTGCTGAGGCACCATCGGCTGCTTGAACTCTACCTCGCCGATCACCTCAACTACTCCTGGGATGAAATCCACGATGAAGCGGAGCGGCTGGAGCATGTCATCAGCGAAAAGTTTGAATCCGCCATTGCCGAACTGATGGGCCATCCCACCCACGACCCGCACGGTGATCCGATCCCTTCGGTGGACCTTGAGCTACCGGAGTCCCCTGACTGGAAGCCGGTTATTACCGCAAAAAGCGGCTCTGATGCGATCATTCGAAGGGTTATGACCCAGGACAGGGACATCCTGAATATGCTTGCGCGGCTCAACCTCACCATCAACCAGAGGATTACCGTTACGGAAAATGATAAAACGGGCACCCGGATCAAGGTGCAGGACGACCAGTTCTTCCTGCCACATTCCATTGTCAAATTCATTTGGATAGAATACGTATGA
- a CDS encoding zinc ABC transporter substrate-binding protein, producing the protein MTSNRHIFGQFRHGSSRHMKRPVIGMLWVMALIPIALLLSSCDNGEAETDERPFVVTTTNLIRDAVERVGGEEIRTVSLMGPGVDPHIYRATPRDFRRMEQADLILYNGHFLEGRLAEILARQGERARAVTEQIPSEKLIEASDFGGTYDPHVWFDAELWRLVIDDVAMALSQLQPENAGTFQRRAQEYNAELRELHEYALEQIRRIPEQQRILITAHDAFQYFSRAYGIEVRGLQGLSTATEFGVQDVTRMVSLITERRVPAIFVESSVSTRSIESVIAGVRQRGYEVRIGGTLFSDSMGARGTPEGTYAGMFRHNVDTIVEALTPGMEHADTEETL; encoded by the coding sequence ATGACCAGCAACAGACACATATTCGGGCAGTTCAGGCACGGCTCTTCCCGGCACATGAAGCGTCCGGTTATAGGGATGCTTTGGGTAATGGCTCTCATCCCCATTGCCCTGCTGCTCTCTTCCTGCGATAACGGGGAAGCGGAAACGGATGAGCGGCCTTTTGTCGTAACAACCACGAACCTGATCCGTGATGCTGTGGAACGGGTCGGCGGGGAGGAGATACGGACCGTCAGCCTGATGGGCCCCGGAGTGGACCCGCACATCTACCGGGCCACGCCGCGTGACTTCCGCCGGATGGAGCAGGCCGACCTGATTTTATACAACGGCCACTTTCTGGAAGGGCGCCTGGCGGAAATCCTGGCCCGTCAGGGGGAGCGGGCGCGTGCCGTCACCGAACAGATTCCCTCGGAAAAATTGATTGAAGCGTCCGATTTTGGCGGAACATACGATCCCCACGTCTGGTTTGATGCCGAGCTCTGGAGGCTGGTGATTGATGATGTTGCTATGGCTCTGTCGCAGCTGCAGCCGGAAAACGCCGGGACGTTCCAGCGCCGTGCGCAAGAGTATAACGCGGAGCTGCGGGAACTGCACGAGTATGCGCTTGAGCAGATCCGGCGCATACCGGAACAGCAGCGTATCCTGATCACCGCTCACGACGCCTTTCAGTATTTCAGCCGCGCCTACGGCATCGAGGTGCGGGGGTTGCAGGGGCTGAGCACCGCCACCGAATTCGGCGTTCAGGATGTGACGCGGATGGTCAGCCTCATTACAGAGCGGCGGGTTCCGGCCATTTTTGTTGAAAGCAGTGTTAGTACGCGCTCGATCGAGTCGGTGATCGCGGGAGTCCGGCAGCGGGGATATGAGGTGCGTATCGGCGGAACGCTGTTTTCCGACTCCATGGGCGCCCGCGGCACTCCCGAAGGAACCTACGCCGGCATGTTCCGGCATAATGTCGATACCATTGTGGAAGCGTTGACCCCCGGGATGGAGCACGCCGATACAGAGGAAACTCTCTGA
- a CDS encoding metal ABC transporter ATP-binding protein has product MNTAMQTSAPDSGQSVNPPVEVHDLTIAYDQKPVLWDIDFELPKAKLTAIVGPNGAGKSTLIKAAMGLIPSSSGYTLIYGKPLEKQRRNVAYVPQRESVDWNFPISVMDVVLMGRYPHLRLFRRPRRKDREIAADALRQVGMEEYAKRQISQLSGGQQQRVFLARALAQDADIYLLDEPMAGVDAATETVIFDKLKELRDRNKTVVVVHHDLQNIPDHFDWVMLLNLRMVAFGPVETTFTDENLQKAYGGRLNILSQMVERSRQQRFIRETDN; this is encoded by the coding sequence ATGAATACAGCTATGCAGACATCCGCGCCGGATTCCGGCCAATCGGTCAATCCCCCCGTTGAGGTCCATGATCTTACGATCGCCTACGATCAGAAGCCGGTACTGTGGGATATCGATTTCGAACTTCCGAAAGCGAAACTGACAGCGATCGTGGGTCCGAACGGCGCCGGAAAATCCACACTGATCAAAGCCGCGATGGGGCTGATCCCCTCCTCTTCGGGCTACACGCTCATTTACGGCAAGCCGCTGGAAAAACAGCGGAGGAATGTCGCCTATGTGCCCCAGCGTGAGTCGGTTGACTGGAACTTTCCCATCAGTGTGATGGATGTGGTGTTGATGGGGCGCTACCCGCACCTGCGCCTGTTCCGTCGGCCGCGGCGCAAGGACCGTGAGATCGCCGCCGACGCCCTGCGGCAGGTCGGTATGGAAGAGTACGCAAAACGCCAGATTTCCCAGCTTTCCGGCGGGCAGCAGCAGCGGGTGTTTCTGGCCCGGGCCCTTGCCCAGGACGCTGATATCTACCTGCTGGACGAGCCCATGGCCGGTGTTGACGCCGCCACGGAAACCGTAATATTCGACAAGCTCAAGGAGCTCCGGGACCGCAACAAAACGGTCGTGGTGGTTCACCATGATCTCCAGAACATCCCCGATCACTTTGACTGGGTGATGCTGCTGAACCTCCGCATGGTGGCGTTCGGCCCGGTGGAGACCACATTTACCGATGAAAACCTCCAGAAGGCCTATGGCGGCCGGCTGAACATTCTGAGCCAGATGGTGGAACGCAGCCGTCAGCAACGCTTTATCCGCGAAACCGACAACTGA
- a CDS encoding iron chelate uptake ABC transporter family permease subunit, whose amino-acid sequence MDLFFEFFSLRDPNIRYVLAGTILLGISAGALGCFAILRRRALVGDAVAHAVLPGVCLAFIVAGGKDPFLLIIGAFLFGLLSMVTMDFITRNSRIAPDASIGMVLSVFFGLGVVLLTYIQSAGFVDQSGLDDFLFGQAAAMIGTDVRVFGGLSLLILLLMVLAYKELQLISFDVPFARSIGYPVKRMEFLLAMLMVMTITAGIQAVGVVLMAAMLIIPAAAARYWTDSLRVMLVIAASVGAFSGITGSFISYTAPAMPTGPWMVVSAALIFFLSFLLAPGRGEIARHFQRRKFSFKIACENMLKTLYSLEEEDGRRDRVRTFRELRKKRHMRVGKLRSVLSSLLRRGFVSRYSGEPDGYVLTAAGRDEARRLVRVHRLWEQYLNKQLNIPVDHVHDDAESMEHLITADIETQLRLSLGSPDRDPHESRIPYSDSDNDSGGTDPPPGTSGGGKSEHPPHNS is encoded by the coding sequence ATGGACCTTTTTTTTGAATTTTTCTCCCTGCGTGATCCGAACATCCGGTATGTGCTTGCCGGTACCATCCTGCTGGGGATTTCGGCCGGCGCCCTGGGCTGTTTCGCCATCCTGAGGCGCAGGGCTCTCGTGGGCGATGCCGTGGCGCACGCCGTACTACCGGGTGTGTGCCTGGCGTTTATCGTTGCCGGCGGGAAAGACCCCTTCCTGCTGATAATCGGCGCTTTTCTGTTCGGCTTGCTGAGTATGGTGACCATGGACTTCATCACCAGAAACAGCCGCATCGCTCCGGATGCCTCCATAGGCATGGTGCTGTCCGTCTTTTTCGGTCTGGGGGTGGTGCTGCTGACCTACATCCAGTCGGCCGGATTTGTCGACCAGAGCGGGCTGGATGATTTCCTGTTCGGTCAGGCCGCCGCCATGATCGGCACCGATGTCAGGGTCTTCGGCGGGCTGAGCCTCCTGATTCTATTGCTTATGGTACTGGCTTACAAGGAGCTGCAGCTTATCAGTTTCGATGTGCCGTTCGCCCGCAGTATCGGCTATCCGGTGAAGCGTATGGAGTTCCTGCTGGCCATGCTCATGGTGATGACCATTACCGCGGGCATTCAGGCGGTGGGTGTCGTGCTGATGGCTGCCATGCTGATTATTCCGGCCGCCGCCGCCCGTTACTGGACCGACTCACTGCGGGTGATGCTGGTTATCGCCGCCTCTGTCGGGGCTTTTTCCGGCATAACCGGTTCGTTTATCAGCTATACTGCCCCGGCCATGCCTACCGGTCCGTGGATGGTGGTCAGCGCCGCCCTGATTTTTTTCCTCTCCTTCTTGCTGGCACCGGGCCGCGGCGAAATCGCCCGCCATTTCCAGCGCAGGAAATTCTCCTTCAAAATCGCTTGCGAAAACATGCTCAAGACCCTCTATTCCCTGGAGGAAGAAGACGGCCGCCGCGACCGGGTTCGCACCTTCCGGGAACTGCGAAAAAAGCGCCATATGAGGGTTGGGAAGCTGAGGTCCGTGCTCTCCTCCCTGCTCCGGAGAGGGTTCGTATCCCGGTATTCCGGAGAGCCTGACGGGTATGTGCTTACTGCCGCCGGGCGCGATGAAGCCCGCCGGCTGGTTAGAGTCCATCGCCTCTGGGAGCAGTACCTCAACAAGCAGCTCAACATTCCGGTAGATCATGTGCACGACGATGCCGAATCGATGGAACACCTGATCACCGCCGACATCGAAACCCAGCTGCGGCTTTCACTCGGCTCGCCCGATCGCGATCCGCACGAAAGCCGGATACCCTACAGCGATTCCGACAACGACTCCGGCGGCACAGACCCGCCACCGGGTACCTCCGGTGGCGGAAAATCCGAACATCCCCCTCACAACAGCTAA
- a CDS encoding metal ABC transporter permease, translating into MITSTGWILITGILVAASCALAGSFLVLRKMSLMGDAISHAVLPGIAIAFLLTAGRNSVPMLIGAGIFGVLTVYLTEELSKKGRIFHDASMGIVFTTLFAIGVIIISLFAGNVDLDQDCILYGEIAYVPWDIWYWRGMDMGPRPVWILGTVLLINIGFITLFYKELKTYSFSPQLATTLGLPVGLIHYGLMSTVSLTTIGSFESVGAILVVALLIVPPATAYLLTDRLHRLLLLAVLFGITSAVGGYYLALWINSSIAGAIAVVTGAQFALVFLFAPRYGFLAGRRGRSYSHRDLSAIETTLAEPDPALPKHHR; encoded by the coding sequence ATGATTACTTCCACGGGATGGATACTTATAACCGGAATTCTTGTTGCCGCCTCATGCGCTCTGGCCGGCTCATTTCTTGTTCTCCGGAAGATGTCCCTGATGGGTGACGCCATCTCCCACGCCGTGCTGCCCGGCATCGCCATCGCGTTCCTTCTCACGGCGGGACGAAATTCGGTACCCATGCTGATCGGGGCGGGCATCTTCGGCGTGCTGACGGTCTATCTTACCGAAGAGCTCAGCAAAAAGGGCCGGATATTTCATGACGCATCCATGGGTATCGTGTTTACCACGCTCTTTGCCATCGGCGTAATCATCATCTCCCTGTTTGCCGGGAATGTGGATCTGGACCAGGACTGCATCCTGTACGGGGAAATCGCCTATGTTCCCTGGGATATCTGGTACTGGCGGGGCATGGACATGGGACCAAGGCCGGTCTGGATTCTCGGCACGGTACTGCTCATCAACATCGGGTTCATCACGCTGTTTTACAAAGAGCTAAAAACCTACAGTTTTAGTCCGCAGCTGGCTACAACGCTCGGGCTTCCGGTCGGACTGATCCACTACGGGTTGATGAGTACGGTCTCTCTTACCACGATCGGCTCGTTTGAAAGTGTCGGCGCCATACTGGTAGTTGCCCTGCTGATTGTTCCGCCGGCAACAGCCTACCTGCTCACGGACCGTCTGCACCGGCTGCTGCTTCTGGCCGTTCTGTTCGGCATCACCTCAGCCGTCGGCGGCTACTACCTCGCCCTGTGGATCAACAGCTCCATCGCCGGCGCCATAGCCGTGGTAACCGGCGCGCAGTTTGCCCTGGTGTTTCTGTTTGCACCGCGATACGGCTTTCTTGCCGGAAGACGCGGCAGGTCGTACTCTCACCGGGATCTCTCCGCAATCGAGACTACCCTCGCTGAACCGGATCCGGCCTTGCCGAAACATCACAGATAG
- a CDS encoding zinc-dependent metalloprotease, protein MLISRIVPLLVSILLLSSCSLFRTTAENDTGDIPEGTIEVGEPGPVADDDDPYADYNEIITDEAVSDKGMFGVHQVDDKLYFDIPDTLLGREILLVTRIVRAQEGTGYGGMRLSNRVIRWDKRGGDILLRSVMHQSVADTASAVYNAVRAATFEPIIASFEIEGTGPDSTSLIEVTRLFTNDVPEFNPRERYRGRRVDSERSYVDRARAFPENVEVSNVLTMQADNVPGGGDLRTISLMLNHSFLRLPDEPMQPRLFDERVGFFSVQMVDYSRPEHQAQQRRYITRWRLEKKDPEAELSEPVKPIVFYVDPGTPEFLVDYVVQGVNDWQPAFEQAGFKNAIIGKRAPVDDPDFSMEDARYSMVRWMPSTTMNAYGPHVNDPRSGEIITSSIGMFHNVQRLLRNWYFVQGGAVDERMRNLPMPDSLMGRLVQMVVAHEVGHTLGFPHNMKASATVPTDSLRSPTFTRKYGTTPSIMDYARMNYVAQPGDGAYMFPIVSIYDKFAVEWGYKPIPEAANADEERPFLNEIARRQEEEPMLLFGSLSTVDPTQQREALGDNHVASTRYGIANLKRIMEFIVDAAGQDGDDFSTLQELYNSVHQQRDFMLGHVVNWVGGVYGERKVYGQDGAVYEPVPRDRQVEALNYLLEEAFATPDYLLDPSVLDLIQASGAVNRVMQSQRRLLQMLMSSSRLIRMAELEAGRDPDSVYPVDEMMTDLRTGIWMELSDNSVSVDLYRRNLQRTYLEVVEMQVGGSFFRSSGEAASMIRGHLRDLREEVGQAVPRAADNVTRYHLQDVEDHIKKILDAD, encoded by the coding sequence ATGCTGATCAGCCGAATCGTTCCGCTTCTTGTCTCCATACTGCTACTTTCCAGCTGCTCCCTGTTCCGAACCACTGCCGAAAATGATACCGGCGACATCCCCGAAGGAACCATCGAGGTCGGCGAGCCGGGTCCCGTTGCCGATGACGACGACCCCTATGCCGATTACAACGAGATCATCACCGATGAAGCGGTTTCGGATAAGGGCATGTTCGGGGTGCATCAGGTGGACGACAAGCTCTATTTTGATATTCCTGACACATTGCTGGGGCGGGAGATTCTGCTGGTTACCCGTATTGTGCGGGCGCAGGAGGGAACCGGATACGGCGGCATGCGGCTGAGCAACCGTGTGATTCGATGGGACAAGCGCGGCGGCGATATCCTGCTGCGAAGTGTGATGCACCAGTCGGTAGCCGATACCGCTTCAGCTGTGTACAACGCCGTTCGGGCGGCTACCTTCGAGCCGATTATCGCCTCATTCGAGATCGAGGGCACAGGTCCCGACAGCACCTCTCTCATCGAGGTTACCAGGCTTTTTACCAACGATGTGCCCGAATTTAATCCACGGGAAAGGTATCGCGGACGCCGGGTGGATTCCGAGAGAAGCTATGTGGATCGCGCCAGAGCGTTTCCGGAGAATGTGGAAGTCTCCAATGTCCTGACCATGCAGGCCGACAACGTGCCGGGCGGAGGCGATCTGCGCACCATCTCACTCATGCTGAACCACAGCTTTCTTCGGCTTCCCGACGAGCCGATGCAGCCGCGGCTGTTCGACGAACGGGTCGGCTTCTTTTCGGTACAAATGGTGGACTACAGCCGTCCGGAGCATCAGGCCCAGCAACGGCGCTATATCACCCGCTGGCGGCTGGAGAAGAAAGACCCGGAAGCCGAACTGTCCGAACCGGTGAAACCCATTGTCTTCTATGTGGATCCCGGTACGCCGGAGTTTCTCGTCGACTATGTCGTCCAGGGGGTGAACGACTGGCAGCCCGCCTTTGAACAGGCCGGCTTCAAAAACGCCATTATCGGCAAGCGCGCACCGGTGGACGATCCCGATTTCAGCATGGAAGATGCCCGCTACTCGATGGTGCGATGGATGCCTTCAACCACCATGAACGCCTACGGTCCGCATGTGAACGACCCCCGCAGCGGCGAAATCATCACCTCTTCCATCGGCATGTTCCACAATGTGCAGCGGTTGCTTCGCAACTGGTATTTTGTGCAGGGGGGAGCGGTGGATGAACGAATGCGCAACCTCCCCATGCCCGACTCCCTGATGGGCCGCCTGGTACAGATGGTGGTGGCGCATGAAGTGGGGCACACCCTCGGCTTTCCGCACAACATGAAAGCGAGCGCCACCGTGCCGACCGACAGCCTGCGAAGCCCCACCTTTACCAGAAAGTACGGCACCACCCCGTCGATCATGGATTACGCGAGGATGAATTATGTCGCCCAGCCCGGCGATGGCGCCTATATGTTCCCGATCGTGTCGATCTATGACAAATTCGCGGTGGAGTGGGGTTACAAGCCGATTCCGGAAGCAGCGAACGCCGATGAGGAGCGGCCGTTCCTGAACGAGATCGCCCGCCGCCAGGAGGAGGAGCCCATGCTGCTGTTTGGAAGCCTGTCTACGGTTGACCCGACCCAGCAGCGGGAAGCGCTCGGTGACAACCATGTTGCATCCACCCGGTATGGCATCGCGAACCTGAAACGTATTATGGAATTTATCGTGGATGCCGCCGGACAGGATGGCGATGACTTTTCCACCCTGCAGGAGCTGTACAACAGTGTGCATCAACAGCGTGATTTTATGCTTGGTCATGTGGTCAACTGGGTCGGGGGCGTGTATGGCGAGCGGAAGGTCTATGGACAGGATGGCGCTGTCTACGAACCGGTTCCCAGAGATCGCCAGGTGGAGGCGCTGAACTACCTGCTGGAAGAGGCCTTTGCCACTCCCGACTACCTGCTGGATCCATCCGTGCTTGATCTGATCCAGGCATCCGGTGCCGTCAATCGGGTGATGCAAAGCCAGCGCCGGTTGCTGCAGATGCTCATGAGCAGCAGCCGCCTGATCCGGATGGCCGAACTGGAAGCCGGCCGGGATCCGGATTCGGTGTATCCTGTGGATGAGATGATGACCGACCTGCGGACCGGTATCTGGATGGAGCTGTCGGATAACAGCGTTTCCGTTGATCTCTACCGGCGCAATTTGCAGCGAACCTACCTTGAAGTTGTGGAAATGCAGGTCGGAGGATCATTTTTCCGCTCTTCCGGCGAAGCCGCCTCCATGATCCGGGGCCATCTGCGGGACCTTAGAGAGGAGGTCGGCCAGGCTGTTCCGCGTGCAGCCGATAATGTGACGCGCTATCACCTGCAGGATGTGGAGGACCATATCAAAAAAATCCTGGATGCGGACTGA
- a CDS encoding aldo/keto reductase — MKYIDIDSERIPALGFGTFGLSGKQCADAVSDAIAMGYRHIDTAEMYRNERSVGDGIVQSGINRGELFVTTKLWTESLAPDRVRETTEASLRNLQTDYIDLLLIHWPSSAVPLEETLGAMDRLRSEGYVRFLGVSNFPVAWLKRALQTGVPLITNQVEYHVLLSQEKLLSFMREHQLFLTAYSPLAKGSLADHPVLAEIGRKYDKTATQVALRWLVMQDGVAAVPKASDTEKRRKNIDIFDFELDSEDLEQLRLLDKNRRFVDIPGLSPRWD; from the coding sequence ATGAAGTATATTGATATTGATTCCGAAAGAATCCCGGCTTTGGGGTTCGGAACCTTCGGTCTCTCCGGCAAGCAGTGCGCTGATGCAGTAAGTGACGCTATCGCAATGGGATACCGCCACATCGATACTGCCGAGATGTACCGAAACGAGCGGTCGGTCGGTGACGGCATCGTTCAATCGGGCATTAACAGGGGGGAGCTGTTTGTCACAACCAAGCTGTGGACCGAAAGCCTGGCGCCGGATCGTGTGCGGGAGACAACCGAAGCATCGCTCCGGAATCTGCAGACCGATTACATCGACCTGCTTTTGATCCACTGGCCCTCTTCGGCGGTACCGCTTGAAGAAACCCTGGGTGCCATGGACCGCCTCCGCAGTGAGGGGTACGTCCGTTTCCTCGGCGTCAGCAATTTCCCCGTGGCCTGGCTGAAGCGGGCTCTGCAGACCGGAGTACCGCTTATCACCAATCAGGTGGAGTACCATGTGCTGCTCTCGCAGGAGAAACTCCTTTCATTCATGCGGGAACATCAGCTCTTTCTGACCGCTTACAGTCCTCTGGCCAAAGGCAGCCTTGCCGACCACCCGGTTCTCGCGGAAATCGGTCGGAAATACGATAAAACCGCAACCCAGGTAGCGCTGAGGTGGCTGGTCATGCAGGATGGCGTGGCCGCCGTTCCCAAAGCCTCCGACACGGAAAAGCGCCGTAAGAACATCGATATTTTTGACTTTGAGCTGGATTCGGAAGATCTTGAGCAGTTGCGCCTGTTGGATAAGAACCGTCGCTTTGTAGATATTCCGGGCCTTTCACCCCGCTGGGATTAA
- a CDS encoding PorV/PorQ family protein, which translates to MMKRFKSITLITSLLVLLLATEGVGQSILPSFGASRSGTSGFQFLKIGVDARSAGMAYSNIADAKDASSLFWNPALAAQMDGNQFLLGHTAYFTDISLNYGAYVHRLGSIALGGALTYLDSGEMEETTEFHPFGTGRTFRTIHMAAGLTFAQELTSLFSYGVTLKYLDESIEEIRSQTAVMDVGFFYRVGNTGLRFAVGVNNFGIDATPSGETRRIPGPHESDQETDEDGYLVFDEFESISPPTTFNFGAAYDAYRSELMNVVLTGQIINPNDNAERFSMGTELQFMDQFYVRTGYVFGVDEVYLPNFGVGFRLPLQQYSIEMDYGFATRERLGSLHRISLKFNL; encoded by the coding sequence ATGATGAAACGTTTTAAATCCATTACGCTAATAACTTCGCTGCTGGTGCTGTTGCTGGCCACCGAAGGTGTCGGGCAGAGTATTTTGCCCAGTTTCGGCGCCTCGCGGTCCGGTACTTCCGGGTTTCAGTTTCTGAAAATCGGGGTGGATGCCCGGTCCGCCGGAATGGCCTATTCCAATATCGCCGATGCAAAAGATGCCTCGTCGCTTTTCTGGAACCCCGCGCTGGCTGCCCAGATGGATGGAAACCAGTTCCTCCTGGGTCATACCGCTTATTTTACCGATATCTCCCTGAACTATGGCGCTTATGTTCATCGCCTTGGAAGTATCGCTCTCGGAGGGGCGCTGACCTATCTTGACTCCGGCGAAATGGAAGAAACGACGGAATTTCACCCGTTTGGCACCGGACGCACGTTTCGCACGATCCATATGGCGGCGGGCCTGACCTTCGCCCAGGAACTGACCAGCCTGTTCAGCTACGGAGTAACGCTGAAATACCTGGATGAAAGCATTGAGGAGATCCGTTCACAAACTGCCGTTATGGATGTCGGCTTCTTCTATCGGGTGGGGAACACCGGCCTGCGCTTTGCCGTCGGGGTCAATAATTTCGGTATCGACGCCACCCCCTCGGGCGAGACCCGTCGCATCCCCGGTCCGCATGAGTCCGATCAGGAGACCGATGAGGACGGCTACCTGGTATTTGACGAGTTTGAGTCCATCTCTCCGCCTACCACGTTCAACTTTGGGGCGGCCTACGACGCGTACCGGTCCGAGCTGATGAACGTGGTTCTCACCGGCCAGATTATCAATCCCAACGACAACGCCGAACGCTTCAGCATGGGTACCGAACTGCAGTTCATGGATCAGTTTTATGTCCGCACAGGGTATGTATTCGGTGTGGATGAGGTCTATTTGCCGAATTTCGGAGTGGGCTTCCGGCTTCCACTGCAGCAATACTCCATTGAGATGGACTACGGTTTCGCTACGCGGGAACGCCTCGGGTCGCTGCATCGCATCAGTTTGAAATTCAATCTGTAG